Proteins from a genomic interval of Clostridium sp. 'deep sea':
- a CDS encoding peptide-binding protein, whose product MKKYSIVIITALIILLVFAGCTKSTTPTDNKDTTPKYGNMYRIGSIGEPTTFSPVFATDARSSFIINLLFDSLLDTDENLEIKAQIAKTWDISEDGLELTFYLRDDVYFHDGEKLNADDVEFTYNVVLHDDYAGVRKEDLKFVDSVEAVDDHTFKIYMTKPDAALMFSVASSSFGIMPKHIFEDTAIAEIKEHENSWDPIGTGPYKFKEYTSGQRIVLEANEDYYDGAPQIKTILEKVYQDSQVMLAAFENGDLDYFGSIPKDDVDRVQETLKDEMQFKRTPALQYNYIGLKQTHPIFKNKTVRHAMMHALDRKIIIDTIFRGYGTMINSAGVPFQWSYSPKAKLYDGGSAEAIRLLEQAGWSTVGDDGIRVNESGERFSFTLVTGSGNEERSNMLAMIKQQWKEVGIEMEVEEMETSVLFEKYLDAFNFDAYFWGWNLGLDPDCSSMFHSSSGRDKDGNPAGFNDVEIYNEELDSLLDQGRSIYDIEERKVIYHQVQELLNEELPYIFLYTTDSVQAMHKRINNDVWSPLGPMWIHKWSIEE is encoded by the coding sequence GTGAAAAAATATTCTATAGTAATTATTACTGCTTTAATAATATTATTAGTTTTTGCAGGTTGTACAAAAAGCACAACTCCAACTGACAACAAAGATACTACGCCTAAGTATGGAAATATGTACAGAATTGGTTCCATTGGTGAACCAACAACCTTCAGTCCAGTTTTTGCAACCGATGCTAGATCATCTTTTATAATAAATTTATTGTTCGATAGTTTATTAGATACAGATGAAAACCTAGAGATAAAAGCCCAAATAGCTAAAACTTGGGATATATCTGAAGATGGTTTAGAATTAACTTTTTACCTAAGAGACGATGTTTATTTTCATGATGGGGAAAAATTAAATGCTGATGACGTAGAGTTTACTTATAATGTGGTTTTGCATGATGATTATGCTGGTGTAAGAAAAGAAGACCTAAAATTTGTAGATTCTGTTGAAGCTGTAGATGATCATACCTTTAAAATTTATATGACTAAACCAGATGCAGCTTTAATGTTTTCGGTAGCTAGTTCAAGCTTTGGTATTATGCCTAAACATATCTTTGAGGATACTGCAATTGCTGAAATAAAAGAACATGAAAACAGTTGGGATCCAATTGGAACTGGTCCTTATAAATTTAAAGAATATACCTCTGGTCAGCGAATTGTATTAGAAGCAAATGAAGACTATTACGATGGTGCTCCGCAAATTAAAACAATACTAGAAAAAGTGTATCAGGATTCTCAGGTAATGTTAGCGGCCTTTGAAAATGGAGATTTAGACTACTTTGGCAGTATTCCCAAAGATGATGTGGACCGTGTTCAAGAGACTTTAAAAGATGAGATGCAGTTTAAGAGAACTCCTGCCTTACAGTATAATTACATCGGCCTAAAACAAACCCATCCCATCTTTAAAAATAAAACAGTACGCCATGCTATGATGCATGCTTTAGATCGAAAAATCATTATTGATACAATCTTTAGAGGTTATGGCACAATGATTAACTCAGCTGGTGTTCCATTTCAGTGGTCATATAGTCCAAAAGCTAAATTATATGACGGTGGATCAGCTGAGGCTATTCGTTTATTAGAGCAAGCTGGTTGGTCTACTGTTGGCGATGATGGAATTCGTGTTAACGAAAGTGGCGAGAGATTTTCTTTTACTCTAGTAACCGGCTCTGGTAATGAAGAGAGATCTAATATGTTAGCAATGATTAAACAGCAGTGGAAAGAAGTAGGTATTGAAATGGAAGTTGAAGAAATGGAGACTTCAGTATTATTTGAAAAATATCTTGATGCCTTTAACTTCGATGCTTATTTTTGGGGTTGGAATTTAGGGCTAGATCCAGATTGCTCATCTATGTTCCATAGTAGCAGTGGACGAGATAAAGATGGCAACCCTGCAGGCTTTAATGATGTTGAAATTTACAATGAAGAACTAGATAGCTTATTGGATCAAGGCCGTTCTATCTATGATATTGAAGAGCGTAAGGTAATTTAC